The DNA sequence GGAGGGATCCATAATCCCTCCAGGATTATGGCAGGTGGGAGAAAGCTCTTTGGCACGTTGGTCAAAACCAACCTGTTTTTAATGGAGCCTGAAATGTACATTTCATGGgactttttgcttctttgttttcattctgcttttgtttcttacCAGTACAACCAGCTGTGCAAGTCCAGCTCTGGTGCAGAGTGGAGCACAATAAGCAAAGGTGCCAGAGTTTAGGAAATTCTCTTTTAGCCATGCACCAGGGCTTGCTCTGGCCTCATCCTCTCTGCTTGCTGAAGTCCCCCCTGGCACTTGCAACACCTTTAGGGATGGGGAGATGTGGAACAGGGGACTCTCATGGACTTGGGAGCAGAACCAGAGGCAACAATCTGAGTCTGTGCTCGGGTTCTGGTCCTGTCCAAGGCTCCTGGCAGCATGTGAGAGCTCTGCCTCCTTGTTTGCTTCCTTGCAGATGGAATCCATTTATTTCACAAAGTGTTTCTTGCTGCCTGAAGCCAGACTCTGCATCAGGGAAATGTTCATTTGTTTTGACAAGCAGCTGAACGttgcttgttttaaaaaaaaaggagtgttTTATCTGTCAGGCTCTAAAATCATGATTAATGGTGggattaagaaagaaaaaaagaaatccaggccaatgaaatcaaataaaagaGAGGTGCTGGCACCAGCAGAGCAACACCTCCTTGAGATTAGTGAAAATGTGGAAAGAATAAATACCTGGCTTTCAgatctggctgtgctgtgctccctAAAGCTCTACCCTAAATAACCCAAAGTTTTCCAGAGTCCTGGGGCTTGAGGCAACAGCCCTGGggccctcctgctgcaggaaagaggagctgccagcaggtgGGAAAAGAGACtggatggaaaaaataaatggagtttTTGTTGCCTGAttgtccctctgctcccccgATTGCAGATCCAGCCCCGAGCtccagagctggggctctgatgcagggagctgtgtcctggcagggatgggagcaggctGGGGCACTCTCAAccctgcctggctgtgtttTTCAGGATGCTGGCAGACCTGCCAAGCCCAGGGAAGAGCCTCTGGAGGACTACCAAGAAGATCAGGAGCAGGAAATTGTACGACACCAAGgttcttcctctttccctctctggTGTGGGCTCGCCTGGGGGTGttggcagccaggagctgggggggAATTCAGCTTTTAGGGAGCCAGGTGTGAGCAGGGCCTCCAGATCTGCCTCTGCCTGCTCAGTGAGGTGTCCAGACCAAACCTGGAGcccactgctgccttttccaggTGTTCAGAGCACCCTCTGTGCTCTTTGTCCCCTCCTCCCTTCTGTCTGCatccacctgcagcagctgagccgTGGGATGCTTCCcaaacagcagctgggaggaATCCCAGGGGAATCAATCACAGAGGGAATCACAGCAGGAATCACTGGGGGAATCAATCACAGGGGAATCAATCACAGCAGGAATCAATCACAGCAGGAATCAATCACAGCAGGAATCACAGCAGGAATCACTGGGGGAATCAATCACAGCAGGAATCAATCACAGGGGGAATCACAGCAGGAATCACAGCAGGAATCACTGGGGGAATCAATCACAGGGGGAATTAATCACAGGGGAATCAATCACAGCAGGAATCACAGGGGAATCAATCACAGCAGGAATCACTGGGGGAATCAATCATAGCAGGAATCAATCACAGGGGGAATCACAGCAGGAATCAATCACAGCAGGAATCACAGGAGGAATCAATCATAGGGGGAATCAATCACAGCAGGAATCACAGGGGGAATCAATCACAGCAGGAATCACAGCAGGAATCACAGCAGGAATCACAGGGGGAATCAATCACAGCAGGAATCACAGCAGGAATCAAGGCTGTGCCAGTGCACCAAGGCCAGATCAATGTTTCTCTAGCAAGAGCTACAGAGGGTCACCCTGGTACCTTCTGGCTCACAGAGATAGAAATTAATCCTCTTCCAGTCTCATTCattctctccctgccctttgTGAGTGGctcctgagggtttttttctgcagttttcccaGAATTGCTGAGGAGCTGAGGGTGTGGGAGCGAAGGGAGTGTGGAAATACAgggtgggcagagcagagctggtgtcAGGTCTCCTATCCCTGAGTGATTCCAGGCCTCTTGTAGGTGTCTGCCATGGATGGTTGGAGCTAAAATCATGCAtggaggctgtgctggctgctgcatgGCCTGGGTGGGGCTGGTGACACAGTTTTAAATGTGGTGGATGTAAAATGTCACCTCCTCGTACCTGCTCTTTATACCTGCCCCTCATTCTGCTCCTCATGCAGCAGAGGCAAGGGGCAGAGACGTCCAAGTTGCATTGCAGGATATTAAATGTGCTTAAAACACCTCTGTGTCCTGCCAGTGACACCTGAAGGTGCCTGGCAGGGGTGGCTTCTTCCCTGTTTCCCCAGGTTTCCAAAGCTGGGCTGCTTTGGTGGGACAGTTCTGCTTGGGGACAGCGTGGCGTGCTTTAGGGTCTCCTTCTCcaggttttcctttttgctgATTTGTCCTTCCTGCCtgttccctgtgcccccaggagGATCATGGAGGGGAGGTGGATGACAACGATGACCTGGAGCTTGTCCAAGAGCAGAAGGACCGtgtgggaaggcagggagcTGGTGGCAAGAAGGTTGACTACTtctgagagctgctggaaaaaacGGGATACTCCAGGAATGAGGGGATGGGAACTcctcctgggagctgcctccTGAGTTAAACACTGCCCAGagcaaaggcaggaggagggaactCTCTGCAGGCCCTTGCAGGGGCTTTGCACATGAAAATCCCATCTCGATGTGGGGCCACTGCTGCCTCTCAGAGATCTCTGAGACTGGGAGTGATCTTaccctgctgcttttcttaGAAGCACTTTTTGATTTACTGTGTTCTTCGCCCTCTTGTTTTTCACATCCCCTTTCGAAGCTGCAGAGGgcttttttggttggttttggggggtGTTTTTTACCCcccctgggcagcagaggggtGCCTGAGCTGGTCCCTGGACTCACTCGACTGATCTCTAATACAAAGGAATCTGTCTTCATAAATGATTTTGCTCGGTGGTGTTTCTTTAACACATCCTTTGAGTAGGGTGGGGAGGGAACCAGAGGAAATTTCCTGTTCTTTGCCTGGAGCTGTGCAAGAGCACCAACCACGGCCAGCAGAGTGTGTGGATGTGAACACCTGCAcccctttcctgctgcagagaCCCTCCAGAGACTTGGAGCAGATCCTTGCAGAGCTCTCCTTGACAGTCCTGCCGGGCTCAGAGTGTCCCCATGGAATGCTGTGCATCTTCCCTGCTGGAGGTGAGGGCTGGCCTGAGCTGAGAGAGGCTCTTCCCCATGGGGACAGCGACAGCCACAccaagaaaggggaaaaaaaaggaatatttgcaGCCCAACGAATGCAGTTTCCAACCTGTTTGGATTATTTCCAGTCTCCCAACACTTGACGAGGGAGCTAAGGTCAATTTTGCTTCTTCTAGACAGGTTTTGATCAGGAAGCTGGGAATTGTTGATGCAGTAGATTGAATCCTGTGGGACTTTACTTGGCCTCCAAAAGACATCTTACCTGACCTCAGGGGCAAAGAAGGAGCAGTCAGCTGGAACCCCTGGGATTTAAAATGAAAGGAGAATGGGTTTAATCAGGGTATCTCAAAGCCCAGCACCTGTTTTAAGTGATAagaacagggcagagctgtcccaCTCCCTGTCCCGTGCCAGACCCCTGTGcctgagctgcctgctgcttccTCATCACCAGACTCTGGGACCTCACCATCAAACACAGCCTGTGCCTGAATGTCATCACCTGGGAAAAAATCAGAGCATCTTTGTTCTCTATTTGAATTAGTTGAGCTCTTTTTAATCCCTTGTTTGTGGCATATTTTGCAAGCACTTTTAGACACTGGgaaaaacaatatttatttcccAACAAGCTCAGCCTTTTTTTATTCTGACAgcattgattattttttttttcttccactggtTGTAATGGAGCTTGAAATTTACATTTCATAGgactttttgcttctttgttttgaTTCTGCTTGTGTTTCTTACCAGTACAACCCCAGCTGTGCAAGTCCAACTCTGGCACAGAGCGGAGCAGAATAAGGAAAGGGACAATTTTAGAAAATGATCTTTTAGCCAAGTGCCAGAGCTGCTCATGGAGCCCAGTAAGGAGCTCACCACAAAACCCTAGTGGGGTTTAAGATCCCCCAAATGCCCTGAGATGTTTAAAGCTGCACTGGTGCtttgccagccctgctgtgatGCAGCTCCTCTGTGAATAGCACGCTCACAGCAGACCAGCTGAGGCTGCAGTTGCTGCTTCAGAGCATCCTGATCAGAAGTGCCTCCCTTGCCCAGGTGAGAGCAGcacccctgagcccccaggCACGGCCCCAGTGCCAGAGCTCCGTGcccaaactgccccagctcagctctccccGCTCTCcctcagcctggcactgccaggttCAGCCCTGACTGGAAGTGAATCAAGCACTGGAAATAGAAGCCCAGTGGGGGTGAGGCTGCTCAAGGATTCAGGCTGCTGGATAATCTAAATTTGGAGGCAGATTCTCTGTGTTTGCATGCCTGGGGTGAGTAATCCTCAAAGTTATGACTTGGAGGGAACTGGAGCAACTCAACTGAATGCAAAGCTCCCAGCTTGGAGGATGCTTTAGGAACCATATGTCATGTGCTGCCCTCAGCTGAGAGCAAACATCTCTGCCCTGGGGACTGTCTGCCCTGGCCATATCTGAGACTAAAATTAGCAGAGTGTTGCATAAATTGTGAGCTGGAAGGTTGTCAGTGCTTCATTGCCTGGCCCACAGCGAGTTTTGATGCTCCTTCACCGTTTCCTTGAGAAGAGACAATAAACCCAGCGGAGGAGAAGCAGAGAAGCCAAACCCCTGCGGTGCTGGCTCTGGCTGGAGGCCTGTAAAGCAATCTGGGACGCTGCTGGGGGCTCACAGCTTAGAGCAGATCACAGGGATTGGCCTGAGCAGCAGAATGCTGAAGCGATGCCACGAAAAATGGGTTTTACTGCACAGAACAAGGTCTCAGGAAACAGATGGAGAGCAAACACTGAGACAAAGGATTCACAGGGAGGCAGCACGGGCTGGCTGACCAAGCCAAAGCATGTGGGTCTGCTTGGCTCTGGCataaatatttggggttttgctCAGACACAGGGTATTGTAAACGCAGGTGAACCCAgggggaagaaatgctgatgtgtgactccagctcagaaggctgaatgatttctttattataactatgctataacctattaatatactatttaaaggagatactaaaactacaaacctgctTTTCTAACTACAAATCTAAcccacaactcgtgaccctctctgagagtgcagccacaggtgggttggattgggttggattggattgggttggattgggttggattgggttggattgggttgggttggattggattggattggattggattggattggattggattgggttgggttggattggattgggttgggttgggttggattggattgattggattggattggattgggttgggttgggttggattggattgggttggattggccaccagccccaaacaatcctcaccagaatccaaccaagcaatcaccccaggtaaacaattctccaagcacattccacatgggaaaaacaaggagcagaaatagaaattgttttctctttctttcttctgtactACTCTGTGAAAAATCCTGGAAGAAAGAAGGATGTCCCTGTGACAACAGTGCAAGGCCAAAAAAATCACCGAAGGTGTAGTTAACTTGTAGTGTTGTAATTTTTTCGATGGGTTCAGGGCCTTCACTGCTGTGCcaacctttttccttccctgcaccACGCTCCAGACCCTTGGATCTCCCAGCAGAACTCAGCGTGAGGTGTTAATCACAAGCAAGCACAGAGGCTGGTGCCAGATCTCCTCCCTGGACATGGCAACAAGGACAGCTCTGGGAACAATCACGCCGTGAGGAGAAGGACACGAAGTTTGAAGGAGGAAAAACTTGCTTGGTTTGGCTCCAGCCCCTTGCTGAACACGCTCACATTTCTCAGGAAGGGCTGTCAGATCTCCAGTTTTTGCATCCTGGCTGGAATTCCACACGTAAATTTGCCAAGAAGTgccttcagcagcacagcacctcTTCCTGCTCCAACATCCGAGTGTTTTCCAAGCCATAACTGCACCTTCAGCATCCTTTTCTATGCTgatcctattttttttattgatcCCTCTTGGTATCAAAAAAGATTCCTGGCAACTTTCCATAGGCTAGCAGACACCCCCATTAAATCTGGTGAAAAACTAGATGTGGAAATAACTTGTAATATTTGATATTGGTAAATTAAAGATTTCCTCAGGAGCCATACACTTGAAAAATCCAGTCTTTCCAACAGAAAAAGGTGTCCTGCTGTCAGACCATTCATGTTCAATGcatcagaaagcaaaattatttaaacaaattcCACACTGCTGCAAATTACACTTTGTGTATATGCAAGCATCACCTTCCAGGTAtgatttgggtttggttttattcAGGCTATGAAATAAAGATAGGCCTCGGGATcttatttttgttgtattttcaaCTTACATaattcaaattttgtttttaaagaaaacatacaCAGCAAACTGCAATGTGTCTCTAAACAGGTAACACAGTGAAGAACTACAGCAATGAGTTTTGGCACATTTCTGAGGGGTTTAACAAAATAATATGTCAATTATTCTATTTTACAAGCTAAATATAGACAAATGCTTATGTTTTGCTATAAAATCTGGAACACAACTTTATGTAAAACCtgatcaaaaccaaaaagaagcgttgcttttttttttccccctgctacTCAGAAAAAGGATTTAAAGCAACTTTTACCAAATTTAACAGCTCGAAGGATCTCCAAACACTGTTTaatcctgtattttttattattgtttcattagagctcttttctttccccatttaGACAAGTCAGTACTGTCGTGTACCTCTCTCAAGGTCGTTCAGAGAGCATTAATTACGGTGTGAAGCTgggatggagcactgctgtCTCCTCCTGTGCTGCAAAATCAACTGCTGGCTCCGGAGCCAGGGGTGgagggagagctgctcctgctgcagggggaGGAAACGGCAtttggggcagggcaggaagaggaatATCCTTGTTCCTTCTGTCTCAGGGTGTGCACTAAGACCCAGAGTTATCCCCGCTCTCGGCTGACCTCCCGGGAGGGTCTCGTGTCTTTATTACGTCCTCGCCGAGTTTATTTAAATTCCCAAAGCCAAGAGGTTAAAGCAGCCTGGGTGTGCGGTTATCACcgtgttaaaaataaaataaaataaaaaataaaataaaataaaataaaataaaataaaataaaataaaataaaataaaataaaataaaataaaataaaatccgTGTGAGTCCGCTTTTCCAGCAAGGTTTGCATCAGCTGAAGGGGAGCTCTGtcaccttccccagccctgccatggacCGCAGCCCTGCTGGTGGCAGCCCCCGGGGACAGAGGCACCTCCCGGCCATCCTCAGGcacattttttgggggggttttaaCCACGTAACATGAGAATTGCCATATTTTACAGGTTAAATATAGACAAATGCTTATGTTCtgctataaaaattaaaacaggacGTTATGTAAAATCAGATCAAAAACAcggaaaaaaaatttaaaataacattgttTGGTGTGGGATGAAACCTGCAACTCGACCAAGACAGGACTGAGCAGCTCCCCAACATCACCCCggtgggcacagcagagcccgGGGGAGGGACGGTGGGGTCTGAGCATCCCCTGTGCCAACACTTGTGGGGTCTGTGCCGACCCCTGTGGGGTCTGAGCATCCCTGCACCAACCCTTGAGGGGTCTCATCATCCCTCTGTACCAACCCCTGTGGGGTCTGAGCATCCCTGTACCAACCCTTGTGGGGTCTGTACCAACCCCTGTGGGGTCTGAGCATCCTTGTACCAACCCTTGAGGGGTCTGAGCATCCCCCTGTGCCGACCCTTAAGGGGTCTGAGCATCCCCTGTACCAACCCTTGTGAGGTCTCAGCATCCCTGTACCAACCCTTGAGGGGTCTCATCATCCCCCGTGCTCACCCCTGTGGGGTCTCAGCACCCCCGTGCCGGTCTTTGCGGGGTCCCAGCACCCCGGTACCGGTCCTTGCGGGGTCCCAGCACCCCCTTGCCGGTCCTTGCGGGGTCCCAGCACCCCCGTGCCGGTCCTTGCGGGGTCTCAGCACCCCCGTACCGGTCCTTGCGGGGTCTCAGCACCCCCGTGCCGGTCCCTGCGGGGTCTCAGCACCCCCGTGCCGGTCCTTGCGGGGTCTCAGCACCCCCTTGCCGGTCCTTGCGGGGTCCCAGCACCCCGGTACCGGTCCTTGCGGAGTCTCAGCACCCCCGTGCCGGTCCTTGCGGGGTCTCAGCATCCCCGTACCGGTCTTTGCGGGGTCCCAGCACCCCCGTGCCGGTCCCTGCGGGGTCCCAGCACCGCCAGAACGCGCCCCCGCGGGGTCTCAGCGCTCCGTGCGCCGTGCGGAGCCCCGAGAGCCGCGTCCGGGCGGCCACCAGCGGCCGCAGCGGGCGGGTGCTCCGCAGCCCGGCGAGAGTTAACGGCGGCACCGCCTCTCCATTGGCGGCCCCGCGGCGGCTGCCGAGCCCGCGCTCGCCCCGCGCTCGCCCCGCGCGTCCGCCGGCCCCGCGCTCCGCGGCTCCatgcggcggcggccgccggcaTGCCCGGCACGCCcagcctgctgcctcctctgctcGCCCTGCTGTGCCTCGGGGTCGCCGACCCCAAGCCCGACCCCGACGAGCCGTGGTGCCCCTACAAGGTGGGCGGCGatggcgcggcggcggcgggggcgcggcTGTGCTTCCGCCCGCCGGCCCGCGGCTTCCAGTGCGCGGCTCGGGGCTGCCGCGCCCACCGCTCCGCCGGCGGCGCGCTGGTGGCCAACGTGCTGCGGAACGGCAGcgtgctgctgcagtgggggcTGCGGCACtgggggccgccgccgccgcgcccctCCGCCGCCCTGCGCGGCTTCGCGCTCAACTGCTCCTGGGACGGCACCTACACGCGCTTCCCCTGCGACAGCGTGGAGCTGGGAGCCGCATGTCGCGACTACCTGCTGGCCGAGGCGCACGGCAGCGTGCGCTACCGCCTGTGCCTGCAGCCGCGCTacgccccgccgcgccccgcgccgcccgcgcaGTGCGTGGAGTTCCGCGTGGAGCCCGCGGCCATGCGCGACATCGTCGTGGCCATGACGGCCGTGGGGGGATCCATCTGCGTGATGCTCGTCTTCATCTGCCTGCTCGTGGCCTACATCACCGAGAACCTCATGAGCCCCGCGCTCGCCCGCGGGGGACACGCGGCCGCCGCTGCGCGCCGCGCGTAGTGCGGGAGGGGatggtgatggtgatgatgatgatgatggtgatggtgATGCTGCGCCGCGGAGCGCGGGGCCGGCGCCCGGCGGCTCCCGCAGCCGTCCTTCCAGCGCTCTCCGGCGAGGAAAGAGGTTTTCCAGACTGTTCTGGCAGCGCTGGGTTGGCCGTGCCCACATTTCCAGGATGCGCGTTTCAAGCGGAGTTCGGAGCTCTTCCTCGGCCGGAGCCCTTCGTGCTGACTGAACTCGTGGCATCTCAGCGGATCCAAAATCAATAGCAGAGGTCCCCAAGTGCCAGAAATCGTCTGTTTTTAAGGGCAAACGGCAGATCCTACCGAGGGCCTGTTTGAAAAGACTCTCCAGAACACCCTTATCTTAAGCCTAAAACCTCTTGGTCTTAGACCcgtgcttgattttttttttttcctgtggggtGAAGTTGTTTAAAGTTCAGGAGAACTGGCTGGTGGGACCACAAACCCCATAGCTAAGTGTGTGTTTGATCCAAAGCCCACTTAATCTCATGTTTTAGGTGGGTTTTGTGTCACGCCTTAACGGTGGTCACAAATTTTGGGGCCAATATCCAAAAACAACGGGGGGGTTTTTCTGCTCGAGGGTTTTCTGGTCAGCTCCAGCGACCGCCAACATCCAACACCCGCTTTTCTCCCATCAGAATTGTGTCATAGTTTTACAAAGAGTGCAGGTAAAGGGATAAATTCAGTAAGAATTTCGCTGAGCAAGTAGGAACCAACCCTTAATTATAAGTAAGATATAAGTGAGCACCCCCTTGGCCCCTGAAATCCCCTCCTTTAGCAAAGCAGCTGCACTAAGGTAGAAGCTTCTTGACCACGGAAGTCACTGATGTTGTAGCCGAGCGTTTTGAGCGTAGGAACACTCCCTGGTAACTCCTCACTTGATGCTGTAGTAAAGTAAGGTTTTAGCCATACTCTAGTACTGATTCTATTGTGCCTTAGTGCTGAGAATTTGTCCCATTTCTATTGGTGTATCTGTTTCCTGTAGTCCTTGTAGTTAAGCGTATCTTCCCTCGTGTTCTTGTCCCTGGAATTAGTGGTTGTTGGTTTGTctgattgttttctttaaaaaaaaataacaacaaaccAACTTGGGCTGATCATTACTTGAAATTTAATATATACACAGAGTAGTTACCTTCAGAGAGGTATTTAGTGAGGTAGTTTTTAGTACGTGTTGTTTGTATGTAGTTGACTGCTgtaacacaaaaaaataatttattatcaCTTAGGAGCTGTgcacttaaagaaaaaaaaaaaaaaaaaaaaaaaaaaaaaaaaaaaaaaaaaaaagtaggggAAAGGCTCTCCTGTAAAGGGACTGTGTGATCTGTTTGTGTAAATGTTTAGCACTGGTGAACAacctgtttgcttttccttgtgGAAGTCGTTTGTGAAGTTTAAACTGGGTGGTAGAGGGTAAATATAGGAAGCCTGTGGAATCCTTAATAATACACAGTATTTGTACTGAACATAATCCCTTCTCCAAGAACTTGGGAGTGGCTGAGGAGCTGAAGGTCTGCATTCCATCGACaccttttcctttgtttgttaTTCCTGCTGTGTTCCCATTCTCGCGTGCAGCTGACTCCAGGTgttctgtgtttatttcctTGCCTGTGTGCTGGATTTAAGCAACTCACTGATGCCatcattttggggtttttatccCTAAGGAGATCGACTGCTGGAAGAAAAGGCAGTTTTGAAGAACATTAAGACAAATTTTGGTCTTTTAAAGGTTGCAgggtgttgttttgtttttttgtttttttttttttttgctttatccAGTTCAGCACAGGAGCATTGGAGTGCCACTGATTTTGTACATTTCTGTCACCTTTTGTCAACCAATGTCACTGTTCTGTTCCTCATCTTGTCATGAATTGCCAGATGTGAAAACCAGCTGTATAAACCACGACCTTGGCATTGAACTTAATAAATTAAGAGGatgatgaaaagaaatgaaaatttcataAGTATTTAAAGGTTCAAGATCTTGCTTGACTCAAAGTGAGTCTGCCCAAACTGGTCATAATAATATTCCATTGCCTACTGTAAAATTATGACAGcattaatgggaaaaaaaaagagatttattctCTGAATACTCCATTTTATTTACTAGAGGTTTGGACTATAGATAACTGGGTAATTCAGGTGGTAACAATGATGTAAGCCTGAGgaaatggaaatttaatttaCAGTTTTGAACGTGACTGTCTTCAGTAAGACACCTCTGCAGGTAATAATGGAtaccttaaaaaataataataatggtaTAACCCTAATGGATAATGGGATAACCCTAAAACAGCACCTAGAAGATACTAAAGAGGTGTTTTTGTAgtcatttcacatttttattcatCAGTCTCTGGGGATTGCATTGCAACAGCATCCTGGGCAGAGGGTAGAGAAAGAATATAAATCCTGATAGAAGACAATCTGCAATTTACTaaaggattcttttttttttttttccttttccatgcaTTACAAATGGGATGTGGGAAACAATATCTCAATTTCTCAATTCATTTTTGGTGGATTAAGCTTTAATTGAACACATCTGGGCGTGTGGAGAAGAAAATCAGAGTGTTCCCTGTTTGATTTTGTGTGACATTAAGCAAAACACCTGCTGACCCATTGGTaactggatttttcccttctatcGCTGTAGGAATTTCCTCCACCATGAATGTGGACATTTCTTGTGATAATAATACAAGGGGAAATTATGTATACACAGGCTTGGTACTAATCCAGCTGCCACGAGCCTTAGTGAGACTGCACAGTTCAAGCTTTCTCCAGGCTTTGCAGCAATTCCCAAAACGTGCAGAGTGCCTTGGGGAGTGATAATCCATCCTGGCCTGTGCATAAAGAAGTGGCAGAATGCTGATTTAGAGCTGCCAAGAAGCTGCTTTGGGAAAAAGTGGAAATAGC is a window from the Vidua macroura isolate BioBank_ID:100142 chromosome 23, ASM2450914v1, whole genome shotgun sequence genome containing:
- the FNDC10 gene encoding fibronectin type III domain-containing protein 10; this encodes MPGTPSLLPPLLALLCLGVADPKPDPDEPWCPYKVGGDGAAAAGARLCFRPPARGFQCAARGCRAHRSAGGALVANVLRNGSVLLQWGLRHWGPPPPRPSAALRGFALNCSWDGTYTRFPCDSVELGAACRDYLLAEAHGSVRYRLCLQPRYAPPRPAPPAQCVEFRVEPAAMRDIVVAMTAVGGSICVMLVFICLLVAYITENLMSPALARGGHAAAAARRA